The Leucobacter chromiiresistens genome has a window encoding:
- a CDS encoding NAD-dependent succinate-semialdehyde dehydrogenase, protein MALKPNEQELLDRVASGLGIGGTWEPSTSGATLDVHDPATGEVIKTIADATVEDAVRALDAAVDAQEQWAATSSRERSNILRRAFDLLMERKEEFALLMSMEMGKPIAEARGEVVYGGEFLRWFSEEAVRVPGDYRQNPEGTGTMIVSQMPVGPCYFITPWNFPLAMATRKIAPALAAGCTVVIKPAALTPLTTIFFAQLLEEAGLPAGVVNVVATSKSSAQSSALLSDPRLRKLSFTGSTPVGVKLLQAAAQNVLRTSMELGGNAPFIVFEDADLDKAVEGAMLAKFRNIGQACTAANRIIVHESVADEFARRVGEKVAAMTIGRGADEGNDIGALVEEKAVTNTARLVADAVETGAKIVTGGEAVDGPGHFFQPTVIDHISPQAAIMREEIFGPVLGIIRFSTEEEAVEIANNTEYGLVSYVFTENIGRGHRMIEKLETGMMGLNTGLVSNAAAPFGGVKQSGIGREGGFEGIHEFLSSKYTLLPRS, encoded by the coding sequence ATGGCATTGAAGCCCAACGAGCAGGAGCTGCTCGACCGCGTCGCCTCCGGCCTCGGCATCGGCGGCACCTGGGAGCCGTCGACCTCCGGCGCCACCCTCGACGTGCACGACCCCGCGACCGGTGAAGTCATCAAGACGATCGCCGACGCGACCGTCGAGGACGCCGTGCGCGCACTCGACGCCGCCGTCGACGCTCAGGAGCAGTGGGCGGCGACTTCGAGCCGCGAGCGCTCGAACATCCTGCGCCGCGCCTTCGACCTGCTGATGGAGCGCAAGGAGGAGTTCGCGCTCCTCATGAGCATGGAGATGGGCAAGCCCATCGCCGAGGCCCGTGGAGAGGTCGTCTACGGCGGCGAGTTCCTCCGCTGGTTCTCGGAGGAGGCCGTGCGGGTTCCCGGCGACTACCGCCAGAACCCCGAGGGCACCGGCACCATGATCGTCTCGCAGATGCCGGTCGGGCCGTGCTACTTCATCACGCCCTGGAACTTCCCGCTCGCGATGGCCACCCGCAAGATCGCACCCGCGCTCGCCGCGGGCTGCACGGTCGTCATCAAGCCGGCGGCGCTCACCCCGCTGACCACGATCTTCTTCGCGCAGCTGCTCGAAGAGGCCGGCCTCCCCGCCGGCGTGGTCAACGTCGTCGCCACCTCGAAGTCGAGCGCGCAGTCGAGCGCGCTCCTCTCCGATCCGCGCCTGCGCAAGCTCTCCTTCACCGGTTCGACGCCCGTCGGCGTCAAGCTGCTGCAGGCCGCAGCGCAGAACGTGCTCCGCACCTCGATGGAGCTCGGCGGCAACGCCCCGTTCATCGTGTTCGAGGACGCGGATCTCGATAAGGCCGTCGAAGGCGCGATGCTCGCGAAGTTCCGCAACATCGGCCAGGCCTGCACCGCTGCGAACCGCATCATCGTGCACGAGTCGGTCGCCGACGAGTTCGCGCGTCGCGTCGGCGAGAAGGTCGCCGCCATGACGATCGGCCGCGGCGCCGACGAGGGCAACGACATCGGAGCGCTCGTCGAGGAGAAGGCCGTGACGAACACGGCGCGTCTCGTCGCCGATGCCGTCGAGACCGGAGCGAAGATCGTGACGGGCGGCGAAGCCGTCGACGGGCCGGGGCACTTCTTCCAGCCCACCGTCATCGATCACATCAGCCCGCAGGCTGCGATCATGCGCGAGGAGATCTTCGGGCCCGTGCTCGGCATCATCCGCTTCTCGACCGAGGAGGAGGCGGTCGAGATCGCCAACAACACCGAGTACGGCCTCGTGAGCTACGTGTTCACCGAGAACATTGGTCGCGGCCACCGCATGATCGAGAAGCTCGAGACCGGCATGATGGGCCTGAACACCGGCCTCGTCTCGAACGCCGCGGCGCCCTTCGGCGGCGTGAAGCAGTCGGGCATCGGCCGCGAGGGCGGCTTCGAGGGGATCCACGAGTTCCTCTCGTCGAAGTACACCCTGCTGCCGCGCTCCTGA
- the gabT gene encoding 4-aminobutyrate--2-oxoglutarate transaminase, translating into MTAVTGGPSLPQERKLVTSIPGPKSQEMLARKNAAVASGVGVALPVSIVAAGGGVMVDVDGNSLIDLGSGIAVTGVGNAAPAVVEAVTNQVQQFTHTCFTVTPYEGYVAVAEKLNELTPGDHEKRSALFNSGAEAVENAIKIARHYTKKNAVVVFDHAYHGRTNLTMGMTAKNIPYKDGFGPFAPEVYRVPTSYPFRDGLSGADAAAVALSQIEKQVGAGNLAAIIIEPIQGEGGFIAPAEGFLPALQEWATANNVVFILDEVQTGFARTGDLFAANHEGVVPDLVTTAKGIAGGLPLSAVTGRAEIMDSAHAGGLGGTYAGSPIACAAALATIDTYERENLTERAREIGAIIDEFFGELQKTDDRIGDIRGRGAMKAIELVESGSQKPAAALTGAIAKAAGEQAVVVLTCGTYGNVIRFLPPLSISDELLREGLQVVADALAAN; encoded by the coding sequence ATGACAGCAGTCACCGGCGGTCCCTCGCTCCCGCAGGAGCGCAAGCTCGTCACCAGCATCCCCGGCCCGAAGTCGCAGGAGATGCTCGCACGCAAGAACGCCGCCGTCGCCTCGGGCGTGGGCGTCGCGCTCCCCGTCTCGATCGTCGCTGCCGGCGGAGGCGTCATGGTCGACGTCGACGGCAACTCCCTCATCGACCTGGGCTCGGGCATCGCCGTCACCGGCGTCGGCAACGCCGCCCCCGCAGTCGTCGAAGCCGTGACCAACCAGGTGCAGCAGTTCACGCACACCTGCTTCACCGTCACCCCCTATGAGGGCTACGTCGCCGTCGCCGAGAAGCTCAACGAGCTCACTCCGGGCGATCACGAGAAGCGCTCGGCGCTCTTCAACTCGGGCGCCGAGGCCGTGGAGAACGCGATCAAGATCGCTCGTCACTACACGAAGAAGAACGCCGTCGTCGTCTTCGACCACGCCTACCACGGCCGCACCAACCTCACCATGGGCATGACCGCCAAGAACATCCCCTACAAGGACGGGTTCGGCCCCTTCGCCCCCGAGGTCTACCGCGTTCCCACGTCGTACCCGTTCCGCGACGGCCTCTCGGGCGCCGACGCGGCGGCAGTCGCGCTGAGCCAGATCGAGAAGCAGGTCGGCGCGGGCAACCTCGCAGCGATCATCATCGAGCCCATCCAGGGCGAGGGCGGCTTCATCGCCCCCGCCGAGGGCTTCCTCCCCGCGCTGCAGGAGTGGGCGACCGCGAACAACGTCGTCTTCATCCTCGACGAGGTGCAGACCGGCTTCGCGCGCACCGGCGACCTCTTCGCCGCGAACCACGAGGGCGTCGTGCCCGACCTGGTCACCACCGCGAAGGGCATCGCGGGCGGTCTGCCGCTTTCGGCCGTCACCGGCCGCGCCGAGATCATGGACTCCGCTCACGCGGGCGGCCTGGGCGGCACCTACGCGGGCAGCCCCATCGCCTGCGCCGCGGCGCTCGCGACGATCGACACCTACGAGCGCGAGAACCTCACCGAGCGCGCCCGCGAGATCGGCGCGATCATCGACGAGTTCTTCGGCGAGCTGCAGAAGACCGACGACCGCATCGGCGACATCCGCGGGCGCGGTGCGATGAAGGCCATCGAGCTGGTCGAGTCGGGTTCGCAGAAGCCCGCCGCCGCGCTCACCGGGGCGATCGCCAAGGCAGCCGGCGAGCAGGCCGTCGTCGTGCTCACCTGCGGCACCTACGGTAACGTCATCCGCTTCCTCCCGCCGCTCTCGATCTCGGACGAGCTGCTGCGCGAGGGCCTGCAGGTCGTCGCAGACGCGCTCGCAGCGAACTGA
- a CDS encoding PucR family transcriptional regulator: MDASTGPTIELGELLHQYQLELALIAGASRAASRRPVQWVHVSELEDPAPFLTPRTVLLTTGARFGSLHSDADAADYIQRLIDAGVTALGVAVGLHWDRVPALVVAACDRLDFPLFRVPYDTAFIEIVQTAARLLEAKTRDRDIWSLESQRAVANASLHRDGLGAAVREAASRLGHWVCITDRFGRIVEFAPEHARPDFPVDWVRREARRLIERGASAGRIETETGTGMHLQALGRREHVLGVLAVEERGVPDTAERALHGLVGALATVQLEHRSGIRSAQAVLRDAILELLLAGQLPLAERLSAGVLARFPQGQVVLVRYPGPDHLDPTFAEDLQSLDAGSPGLFTATASATPTIVAESRHLPAIRRLFAAHGLAAGISDRVPLADLQEAAMQADLALHRAISTAVHAPVEYSPATHEGVIHLLDGQPEARRRAELLLAPVRHHDERHGDRIEEALTAWLAHHGQTSAAATELALHRHTLKSRVQTAAHLLEVDLDSPDVRADLWAALRLAAPRAHA; the protein is encoded by the coding sequence ATGGACGCCTCGACCGGCCCGACGATCGAGCTCGGCGAGCTGCTCCACCAGTACCAGCTCGAGCTCGCGCTGATCGCCGGCGCGAGCCGCGCAGCGTCGCGGCGGCCCGTGCAGTGGGTGCACGTCAGCGAGCTCGAGGATCCGGCGCCGTTCCTCACCCCCCGCACCGTGCTCCTCACCACGGGAGCCCGGTTCGGCTCCCTGCACTCGGATGCCGATGCCGCCGATTACATCCAGCGGCTCATCGACGCCGGGGTGACGGCCCTCGGCGTCGCCGTCGGGCTGCACTGGGACCGGGTGCCCGCGCTCGTCGTCGCGGCCTGCGACCGGCTCGACTTCCCGCTCTTCCGGGTGCCCTACGACACGGCGTTCATCGAGATCGTGCAGACCGCCGCCCGGCTGCTCGAGGCCAAGACGCGGGATCGCGACATCTGGTCGCTGGAGTCGCAGCGCGCCGTGGCGAACGCATCTCTGCACCGCGACGGTCTCGGCGCCGCGGTGCGGGAGGCGGCGTCGCGCCTCGGCCACTGGGTCTGCATCACCGACCGCTTCGGCCGCATCGTCGAATTCGCGCCCGAGCACGCCCGACCCGACTTCCCGGTCGACTGGGTGCGGCGCGAGGCGCGGCGGCTCATCGAGCGCGGCGCGAGCGCCGGGCGCATCGAGACGGAGACCGGCACGGGAATGCACCTGCAGGCGCTCGGCCGCCGCGAGCACGTGCTCGGCGTGCTCGCGGTCGAAGAGCGCGGGGTGCCCGATACGGCTGAGCGCGCACTGCACGGGCTGGTCGGTGCACTCGCCACGGTGCAGCTGGAGCACCGCAGTGGCATCCGGTCGGCTCAGGCGGTGCTGCGCGACGCGATCCTGGAGCTGCTGCTCGCGGGGCAGCTCCCACTCGCCGAGCGCCTCTCCGCGGGGGTGCTCGCCCGGTTTCCGCAGGGGCAGGTTGTGCTGGTGCGCTACCCGGGGCCGGATCACCTCGACCCGACCTTCGCCGAAGATCTGCAGTCGCTCGACGCGGGCAGCCCGGGCCTCTTCACCGCCACCGCGAGCGCGACTCCGACCATCGTCGCCGAGTCGCGCCACCTGCCGGCGATCCGGCGCCTCTTCGCCGCTCACGGGCTCGCCGCCGGGATCTCCGACCGCGTGCCGCTCGCCGATCTGCAGGAGGCCGCGATGCAGGCGGATCTCGCACTGCACCGGGCGATCTCGACCGCGGTGCACGCCCCTGTCGAGTACTCGCCCGCGACCCACGAGGGGGTCATCCACCTGCTCGACGGCCAGCCCGAGGCCAGGCGGCGTGCCGAACTGCTGCTGGCTCCCGTGCGGCACCACGATGAGCGTCACGGCGACCGCATCGAGGAGGCCCTGACCGCGTGGCTCGCCCACCACGGCCAGACCAGTGCCGCTGCGACCGAGCTCGCCCTGCACCGCCACACGCTGAAGTCGCGCGTGCAGACGGCCGCGCACCTGCTGGAGGTCGACCTCGATTCCCCCGACGTGCGAGCCGACCTCTGGGCCGCGCTGCGACTCGCCGCGCCGCGTGCGCACGCCTGA
- a CDS encoding WXG100 family type VII secretion target, whose amino-acid sequence MITLDEAGAQEKTAEISARLSAMDATLQQLDARVDVLHQAWSGEAQAAHAHAHAQWREHMDAMRHVALQVVNGANAATETLCNTESAVYQLWT is encoded by the coding sequence GTGATCACGCTCGACGAGGCGGGGGCGCAGGAGAAAACCGCCGAAATCTCCGCGCGACTATCAGCCATGGACGCAACTTTGCAGCAGCTCGACGCCCGAGTCGACGTTCTTCACCAAGCGTGGTCGGGAGAGGCGCAGGCCGCCCATGCCCATGCCCATGCACAGTGGCGAGAGCACATGGACGCAATGCGGCACGTCGCTCTTCAGGTGGTGAACGGGGCGAACGCAGCCACCGAGACACTCTGCAACACCGAATCAGCCGTGTACCAGCTCTGGACGTGA